In a single window of the Scophthalmus maximus strain ysfricsl-2021 chromosome 18, ASM2237912v1, whole genome shotgun sequence genome:
- the ubxn2a gene encoding UBX domain-containing protein 2A, with translation MIEIDTVGGEKDDKWVVGEENEEEAPIRRSFSVEDLLDEVEKICYDASGSSKVEMVVRLWKDGFTVNDEEFRSYSIPENQDFLESIKRGELPAEWGSRAEEEELEISLEDLTEENYVPRKKAFHPFSGRGYRLGSVAPRVVARSPSVHEDGESPPIPMVTLDHALPVTSLQIWLADGRRLVQRFNLSHRITDVQDFVARCQRSCPPFVLTTSLPFRELNDKELSVEEADLANAVIVQRPLNTQAPFGHS, from the exons ATGATAGAGATTGACACTGTGGGAGGGGAGAAAGATGACAAGTG GGTCGTCGGTGAAGAGAATGAAGAGGAGGCTCCGATCAGGCGTAGTTTCTCGGTGGAAGACCTCCTCGATGAGGTGGAGAAGATCTGCTACGACGCCTCAGGGTCATCAAAG GTGGAGATGGTGGTAAGGCTGTGGAAGGATGGCTTCACTGTAAATGATGAGGAGTTCCGCAGCTACTCCATACCGGAGAACCAAGACTTCCTGGAATCGATCAAGAGGGG GGAGCTCCCGGCAGAGTGGGGGAGcagagcagaagaggaggagctggagatcaGCTTGGAGGACCTGACGGAGGAAAACTATGTTCCCAGGAAAAAGGCCTTTCACCCTTTCAGCGGCCGAGGATACCGACTTGGCAG TGTTGCGCCCAGAGTAGTGGCCAGGTCACCGTCTGTGCACGAGGATGGAGAATCTCCTCCTATTCCCATGGTAACACTAGACCACGCCCTTCCAGTTACCTCCCTGCAAATCTGGTTGGCTGACGGCAGGAGATTGGTACAGAGGTTTAACCTATCGCATCG GATTACTGACGTTCAAGATTTCGTAGCACGCTGCCAGAGGAGCTGCCCACCTTTTGTCCTGACGACGTCCCTCCCTTTCCGAGAGCTCAACGACAAAGAATTAAGTGTGGAAGAGGCCGACTTGGCCAACGCAGTCATTGTCCAGAGACCCCTGAACACACAGGCTCCGTTCGGACACTCCTGA